Genomic segment of Streptomyces sp. NA02950:
CGCAAGGCGGAGCAGCGGCGGCTGAAGGCCGAGCGCCGCCAGCTCAGGGCCGAGCGCAGGGAGCTGCTGCGGGCCGAGCGCCGTGAGCGGCGGGAGGAGCGCCGGGAGGACCGCCGGGGCGGGCACGAGGAGCGGCTGGAGGGCCACTGGGGCACGCACCGGCGGGTGTCCTTCGAGAAGGACCGCCCCGAGGACTGAGGGGACTGAGCGACCGGGTCCCGGGCGGCCCCGCGGCCTTACAGCGTGGCCGCCGCGGTGCTCTTCAGGTGGTCCAGGTTCAGCGCCCGCGCCATCGCCCGGTAGCCCGCGTCGCTCGGGTGCAGATGGTCGCCCGAGTCGTAGATGGGCCGCAGCCGCAGCGGGCTGATCGGGTCGCGCAGCGCCTTGTCGAAGTCGACGACCGCGTCGAAGACCTTGCCGGAGCGGATCTGGGTGTTGATCTGCTCCCGTACGGCGTCCAGCTGCGGGGTGTAGCCGCGGTGGCCGTAGAAGGGCGTCAGGGTGGCGCCGACGACCCGCAGGCCCCGGGCGTGCGCCTGCTCGGTCATCCGCTTCAGCCCGCTCACGATCTTGTTCGGGTCGGTCTGGTGAGGAATGCGGAGTATGTCGTTGATACCCAGTTCGATGACCACGGCCTTGACGCCGGTGCGCGAGAGCACATCGCGGTTGAACCGGGAAAGCCCGCTGGGGTTGTTGGGCGGGTACTGGGTGCCGTCGCTCAGCACGCGGTTGCCGCTGATCCCCTGGTTGAGCACGCCCAGCCGGGGCGCTCCGGGCTCGGTGCGCAGCCGCTCGGCGAGGAAGTCGGTCCACCGGCGGTTGGCCCCGGCGGTGGAGGTGATGCCGTCGGTGATCGAGTCACCGATCACGGCGACCGAGCCCTGCGCCTCCTTGGACCACACGTCCACGGCGGTCAGATAGCGCCAGTACGGGCTCTGCTCGGTGTACGCCGCGCCCGCGGTGTCCTCCGTGCGGTCGCCGCGCGCCATGTAGGAGGTCTGGCGGGCGTGCGGGTGGTAGGTGACCGAGCCGGCCGTCTGCGGGGCGTAGGTGGTGACCAGCAGGTCCGCGGCGTCCGGGATGGTCAGCCGGACCGGGTCGCTGGTGGCCGCCTTGCCGGGCGGGATGGTCACCCAGGCGCGGTTGCCGAAGGTCAGGCGGCGCATCGTACCGGCCGCGGCGGTGGGGTTGCTGGGGGCGGCCGCCAGCGCCAGCGAGGCATGCGTGATCGTCAGCGGGCGGGCGCTGTAGAAGTTGGAGAGCTGGATCCGGGCGCTGGAGCCGCCGACGCTGGTGCGGACCACGTTCCGTATCGACATGCCGGACAGTCCGCGCAAGGTGGTCTTCGGCTCGGCGGCGGCGGCCGAGGTGGACCAGGTGCCGACCCAGGAACCGGACGAGGCCGGGTCGGCGGAGCCCCGGGTCCGGGCTCCGGTGTCCATGTCGTCCTTGTCGCCGCCGAGCCCGATGAATATCGCGGTCGAGACGAGGATCACCACGGCCGCCAGCGCAGCGAGCACGGTGTAGCCCGTGCGTCTGGGCATAGGGGGCACGCTCATGGGCGGGGGTCTCCTCGGGCGGCGGAGCTCGAGGCTCCGATACGTGGACGGGAACTGCGAGTGTGTCAGCAGCGCCGAAAGGTCCGGTCGGTCCCCCATGATCCCATGGCGGGCTGCGGATCCGCCCGTCGGCCTGCCCCCAGTGTGCGGGGTCGCTCCCCCGGACAGACGACGGGAACCCGCCGTTCGTTCCAACAAGTGGGCGACCGAAACAGGAAAGAGACAATGCATGAGGGGACGGCGCGACCGGGTGGAGCGAATGGACCGGACAACAGCGGGTGATACGGCGCACAGACCGCCCGGCGGCGGTCCGGCCGGCCTCACCGCGGACACCCCGCTCGACCAGGAGCGGCGGCGCGGTGTGCGGCGGATGAAGGCTTTCGCCACCGGTCTGCTGCTCGCCGTCGCGCTGGTGTACACCCTCGCCGAGTGGGCAGCCTCCTCCGGGGCCGGCGGCTGGGCCGGATATGTCGCCGCGGCCGCCGAGGCGGGCATGGTCGGCGCGCTGGCCGACTGGTTCGCGGTCACCGCGCTCTTCCGGCGGCCGATGGGGCTGCCCATCCCGCACACCGCCATCATTCCCACCAAGAAGGACCAGCTCGGGACGAGCCTGGGCGAGTTCGTCGGGGAGAACTTCCTCTCCGGTGACGTGGTACGGATGCGGCTGCGCACCGTCGGTATCGCCGAGCGGCTCGGCACCTGGCTGGCCGAACCCGCGCACGCCGACCGGGTGACGGACGAGCTGGCCACCGCGCTGCGCGGGGCGCTCACGGTGCTGCGCGACTCCGATGTGCAGGCGGTGGTGGGCGAGGCCATCACCCGGCGGGCCGACGCCCAGGAGATCGCGCCGGGCCTCGGCAAGCTGCTGGCGCACATCGTCGCCGACGGCGGCCACCACCGCGCCGTCGACCTGGTGTGTCTGCGCGCCCACGACTGGCTGGTCGAGCACAACGAATCGGTGATGGACGCGGTGACCGGCGGCGCGCCCGGCTGGACGCCGCGCTTCGTGGACCGCAAGGTGGGCGAGCGGGTCTACCGGGAACTGCTGCGCTTCGTGAGTGAGATGCGTGACATGCCCGCCCATCCGGCGCGCGGCGCCGTGGACCGCTTCCTCACCGACTTCGCCGAGGACCTCCAGTCGCACACCGAGACCCGGGCGCGGGTCGAGCGGCTGAAAGGGGAGGTACTGGGGCGCGCCGAGGTGCAGGACCTGATCGCCTCGACCTGGGCCTCGGTGCGTTCGATGATCGTCGCGGCGGCCGAGGACGAGCGCAGTGAGCTGCGGCGCAGGGCGCGGACGGCCATTCTGTCGCTGGGTACGCGGATGGTGACGGACACACGGCTGCGCGGCAAGGTCGACGGATGGCTGGAAGACGCCGCCGTCTATGTGGTGACGACCTATCGGGACGAAATCACCTCGCTGATCACCGAGACGGTGGCGGGGTGGGACGCCGAGCACACCTCACGGAAGATCGAGGCCCATATCGGGCGGGATCTCCAGTTCATCCGGATCAACGGCACGGTGGTGGGCGCGCTCGCCGGGCTTGTCATCTACACGGCCTCGCGCGCGCTGGGCGGTTGAGGGCGCACGTCCGTCGATGGGCGCATGTCCGTTGCGGGGCGCGCGCCCGGCGGGCGCATGTCCGCTGTCGGGCGCGCGGCTCTGGAAGGTGCGGGCGGCAGGTCCTATGGTGCCCCTCCCCGGAGGGAGGCCGGTGTGCGACGTCAACGATGCCAGGGGCCGCGGGAGCGGCGGTTACGGCGGAGCGGAGCCCGGCGGGGGCGGCGCGCGGTGGCCGCCCGGGTGCTGTGGACCTCGGGTGAGCTGGCGGTCACCCTCGGGCTTGTCGCCCTGCTCTTCGTCGTCCATGAGCTGTGGTTGACCAACCGCCAGGCGCGGCAGGGCGCCGCACGCGAGGTGGCGGCCCTGGAGCGGGAGTGGCGTACCCGGGGCCCCGGCGACCGCACCGCACCGGAGGCGGACCCGCGGGACGCCTCCCCGGCCGGGGGAGGCCCGGAGCGCGACCGCGCCGCCACCGCCCGCACCGGCCCGGGGACCAGTGGCGGCAGTGCCCCGCGGCGGGACCAGTCGTACGCCGTGCTGCGCATCCCGCGGATCGGGCTCACGGTCCCGGTCGCCGAGGGCGTCAGCCGGTCCGCCGTGCTCAACAAGGGGTACGTGGGTCACTATCCGGGGACCGCCCAGCCCGGCCGGGCGGGGAACGTCGCGCTCGCCGGGCACCGCAACACCCACGGCGAGCCGTTCCGCCGGCTCGACGAGGTGCGTCCCGGGGACACACTGCGCATCGACACCGCGGACGCCCGCTACACGTATGTGGCCGACCGCACCCTGCCGCGGACCTCGCCGTCCGACGGCACGGTGATCGCGAAGGTGCCGTACAGCTCGGCCCGTCCGCGGCAGCGCTACACCGAACCCGGCTACTATCTCACGCTGACCACCTGCACCCCCGAATTCACCTCCCGCTACCGGCTGGTGGTGTGGGGGCGGCTGACGTCCGCCGTACCGCGCACCGCCGACGCGGGCGGCCAGGGCGCGGGCGGCTAGACTGACCGGACTCAAGCGAGCGGGGGCGCGGGGGAGCGCCGGGAAGAGGGGAACAGCGGGGTGACCCACCGGTTCGAGCGGCTGCGGATGCACCTGGGGGTGTGTCTGTTCCTGCTGACCGGGGCCCTGCTGACACAGACCGGTCTGATGAGCGCCGTTGCGCTCGCCGCCACCACGGCCGCCACCGCCGCCGTTGCCGCGGCGCTGCTGACCCGCGCGCTGCTGGCCTCCCACGGCAGGGTGCCCACTCCGCCGGGCCGGGTTCGCACGGCGATCCGGGACCGGGAGCGCCGTACCGCCTTTCTGCCCCAGCGGGATCCGGACGCCTCGGGGCGCCCGCGGCCGCGGGCGCCGGGCCGTCGCCTGCCGACGGCCGCGCAGGCGTAACGCGTAGGCACCCCACCGCACCACCCACCACTGCCTCACGCACCGGCGCACACCACCCGTACCGCCGCCATGCCGCGCGGCTTGTCACGCCGATCCACCTCATCCGGCACGACGAGATCCGCGGAGTTCTCCCATGTCTCTCTTCTCCTGCCTCGGCAGCCTGTTGTCCACCATCGCCGATCAACTCGACCCGCTGTTCGGGGCGTCGGCGACGGCCGCCGCGATCGTGGTCTTCACGCTCGGCGTCCGCGCCGCGCTGCACCCGCTGACCCGGGCGGCGGTGCGTGGTGAGAAGGCGCGGGCCCGGCTGGCCCCGAAGTTCGCCGAGCTGAGCCGCCGCCACCGGAGCGACCCCGAGCGGATGCGGCGCGCCCTGGGCGAGTTGCGGGCCGAGGAGGGTTCCTCGCCGATGACGGGCTGTCTTCCGGCCGTCGTCCAGCTCCCCGTCTTCTTCGTCATGTACCACGTCTTCTCCACCGGAAGCGGCGCCGGGGACCTGCTGGACCACACCCTGGCGGGTGCTCCGCTGGGCGGCCGGTGGGACGGGGCGCTGGGCGGCTCGCAGGGGCTGGTCCACCTCGCCCTCTTCGTGCTGATCGCGGCGGTGGCGACCTGGACCTGGTGGCGCGCCCGCAGGACGGCCGTGCCCGGGGCGTCGCCCGGTCTGGCCCGGGTTCTGCCGCTGCTGTCCTTCGGCACCCTCGTCACCGCCGCCGTGGTCCCGCTGGCGGCGGGGCTGTACCTCGCGACCAGTACGACGTGGACGGCGGTGGAGCGGGCGCTGCTGCACCGCGGCGCAAGCTGACGAGCCTGGCCGGTGGGTGAACACGGCCCGCGGGTCCGGTGGATGAACGCCGCCCGCGGGCCGGGTCCCCGATCACGGCCCGCCGGTCCGATCCGTGAACAGGCTCTTGCGGAGTGGACAGGGCTCTTGGAGGATCGTCCGAC
This window contains:
- a CDS encoding SGNH/GDSL hydrolase family protein, with the protein product MPRRTGYTVLAALAAVVILVSTAIFIGLGGDKDDMDTGARTRGSADPASSGSWVGTWSTSAAAAEPKTTLRGLSGMSIRNVVRTSVGGSSARIQLSNFYSARPLTITHASLALAAAPSNPTAAAGTMRRLTFGNRAWVTIPPGKAATSDPVRLTIPDAADLLVTTYAPQTAGSVTYHPHARQTSYMARGDRTEDTAGAAYTEQSPYWRYLTAVDVWSKEAQGSVAVIGDSITDGITSTAGANRRWTDFLAERLRTEPGAPRLGVLNQGISGNRVLSDGTQYPPNNPSGLSRFNRDVLSRTGVKAVVIELGINDILRIPHQTDPNKIVSGLKRMTEQAHARGLRVVGATLTPFYGHRGYTPQLDAVREQINTQIRSGKVFDAVVDFDKALRDPISPLRLRPIYDSGDHLHPSDAGYRAMARALNLDHLKSTAAATL
- a CDS encoding DUF445 domain-containing protein encodes the protein MRGRRDRVERMDRTTAGDTAHRPPGGGPAGLTADTPLDQERRRGVRRMKAFATGLLLAVALVYTLAEWAASSGAGGWAGYVAAAAEAGMVGALADWFAVTALFRRPMGLPIPHTAIIPTKKDQLGTSLGEFVGENFLSGDVVRMRLRTVGIAERLGTWLAEPAHADRVTDELATALRGALTVLRDSDVQAVVGEAITRRADAQEIAPGLGKLLAHIVADGGHHRAVDLVCLRAHDWLVEHNESVMDAVTGGAPGWTPRFVDRKVGERVYRELLRFVSEMRDMPAHPARGAVDRFLTDFAEDLQSHTETRARVERLKGEVLGRAEVQDLIASTWASVRSMIVAAAEDERSELRRRARTAILSLGTRMVTDTRLRGKVDGWLEDAAVYVVTTYRDEITSLITETVAGWDAEHTSRKIEAHIGRDLQFIRINGTVVGALAGLVIYTASRALGG
- a CDS encoding class E sortase → MRRQRCQGPRERRLRRSGARRGRRAVAARVLWTSGELAVTLGLVALLFVVHELWLTNRQARQGAAREVAALEREWRTRGPGDRTAPEADPRDASPAGGGPERDRAATARTGPGTSGGSAPRRDQSYAVLRIPRIGLTVPVAEGVSRSAVLNKGYVGHYPGTAQPGRAGNVALAGHRNTHGEPFRRLDEVRPGDTLRIDTADARYTYVADRTLPRTSPSDGTVIAKVPYSSARPRQRYTEPGYYLTLTTCTPEFTSRYRLVVWGRLTSAVPRTADAGGQGAGG
- a CDS encoding DUF6412 domain-containing protein, producing MHLGVCLFLLTGALLTQTGLMSAVALAATTAATAAVAAALLTRALLASHGRVPTPPGRVRTAIRDRERRTAFLPQRDPDASGRPRPRAPGRRLPTAAQA
- a CDS encoding membrane protein insertase YidC, whose translation is MSLFSCLGSLLSTIADQLDPLFGASATAAAIVVFTLGVRAALHPLTRAAVRGEKARARLAPKFAELSRRHRSDPERMRRALGELRAEEGSSPMTGCLPAVVQLPVFFVMYHVFSTGSGAGDLLDHTLAGAPLGGRWDGALGGSQGLVHLALFVLIAAVATWTWWRARRTAVPGASPGLARVLPLLSFGTLVTAAVVPLAAGLYLATSTTWTAVERALLHRGAS